A genomic region of uncultured Treponema sp. contains the following coding sequences:
- a CDS encoding type II CAAX endopeptidase family protein, with protein MKKRYILAEFLVVFVFLLIPPIFADKGAYLSEEFSFSVLAEFFIAAILQIQFKMENKCEKKSANEKFILLVNSLKWGALTLGFLMLIFAAVHAFCFAFKISSAQTEILLKNPENFSSWIFLIFTLAAGAFFEEAVYRQFVPETLNSLLGKWKIPVEIFSVLIFALAHRYLGWISVCNAAFCGAVLRICRIKTASIAPSFAAHFVYNLSLIVFSVLL; from the coding sequence ATGAAAAAAAGATACATTTTAGCAGAGTTTTTAGTTGTTTTTGTTTTTTTGCTGATTCCGCCGATTTTTGCAGACAAAGGAGCATATTTAAGCGAAGAATTTTCTTTTTCTGTTCTGGCTGAATTTTTTATTGCGGCGATTCTTCAAATTCAATTTAAAATGGAAAACAAATGCGAAAAAAAATCCGCGAATGAAAAATTTATTTTGCTTGTAAATTCATTGAAATGGGGCGCGCTCACGCTTGGCTTTTTAATGCTGATTTTTGCCGCCGTCCATGCGTTTTGTTTTGCATTTAAAATTTCTTCCGCTCAAACTGAAATTTTATTAAAAAATCCTGAAAATTTTTCGTCTTGGATTTTTCTGATTTTTACATTGGCGGCTGGAGCTTTTTTTGAAGAAGCCGTTTACCGTCAGTTTGTTCCAGAAACTTTAAATTCGCTTTTGGGAAAATGGAAAATTCCAGTGGAAATATTTTCAGTTTTAATTTTTGCGCTTGCCCACAGATATTTAGGATGGATTTCTGTTTGCAATGCGGCTTTTTGCGGCGCGGTTCTAAGGATTTGCAGAATAAAAACGGCTTCAATTGCGCCTTCGTTTGCGGCTCATTTTGTCTACAATCTTTCACTTATTGTATTTTCCGTGCTGTTGTAA
- the thrC gene encoding threonine synthase, which translates to MKYTDTRDKKVSVDFRTAVLNGMNAETGGLYMPTEFPRLENSFLERNPEPSFREIAYEMAKSYVENEIPDTDLESIIQDCYPFSSKVVPIDPVTYVLELFHGPTCAFKDFGARFMARVMSYFNRSENDNLHILVATSGDTGSAVGSAFHNVPGIDVTILYPDGKISPLQEKQLSTFTGNVRALKVKGTFDDCQKLVKTAFTDKDLRAKFRLSSANSINISRLLPQSFYYMYSSLVVKKRIPFDSKNGGDAIIVVVPSGNFGNLTSGLIAREMGAPITGFVAATNSNHTVPDWIASGEYKTRPSVATLSNAMDVGAPSNYERIAAMYSLDQVRNLFASYWTDDEGTIDGIKSCKNKTGYVIDPHGAVAWKAWNDIRGGEMEKLVNGQKNDFTKPGLTPNVPSWAKSVVDKKASAIILETAHPAKFGATVYKAIGQEPALPERLEKVISLPDNAIPMSKDYDSFKEWLVSNL; encoded by the coding sequence ATGAAATATACAGATACAAGAGATAAAAAAGTTAGTGTTGATTTTAGAACTGCGGTTTTGAATGGAATGAATGCAGAAACTGGCGGACTTTATATGCCGACTGAATTTCCGCGTCTTGAAAATTCATTTTTGGAGCGCAATCCAGAACCTTCATTCCGCGAAATTGCCTACGAAATGGCAAAATCTTATGTTGAAAACGAAATTCCAGACACTGACTTGGAATCTATAATTCAGGACTGCTATCCGTTTTCTTCAAAAGTTGTTCCGATTGATCCTGTAACTTATGTGCTTGAGCTTTTCCACGGACCGACTTGCGCGTTCAAGGATTTCGGAGCAAGATTTATGGCGCGTGTGATGTCATATTTCAACCGCTCAGAAAATGACAATCTTCATATTTTGGTTGCAACTTCCGGGGACACAGGTTCTGCTGTAGGAAGCGCGTTTCACAATGTTCCGGGAATCGACGTTACAATTCTTTATCCGGACGGAAAAATTTCACCATTGCAGGAAAAGCAGCTTTCAACTTTCACAGGAAATGTCCGCGCATTAAAAGTAAAGGGAACTTTTGACGATTGCCAGAAACTTGTAAAAACTGCGTTTACAGATAAAGACTTAAGAGCCAAGTTCAGGCTTTCTTCCGCGAACTCAATAAATATTTCCCGTCTTTTGCCGCAATCTTTCTATTATATGTATTCATCTCTCGTTGTAAAAAAGAGAATTCCGTTTGACAGCAAAAATGGAGGGGATGCGATAATTGTTGTTGTTCCAAGCGGAAATTTTGGAAATCTTACATCAGGGCTTATCGCGCGTGAAATGGGTGCTCCTATAACTGGATTTGTTGCCGCGACAAATTCAAACCATACAGTGCCGGACTGGATTGCAAGCGGAGAATACAAAACTCGCCCTTCTGTCGCAACATTGAGCAATGCGATGGATGTTGGTGCGCCTAGCAACTATGAAAGAATTGCCGCAATGTATTCTCTTGACCAAGTAAGAAATCTTTTCGCTTCATATTGGACAGATGACGAAGGAACTATTGACGGAATTAAAAGCTGCAAAAACAAAACAGGATACGTAATAGATCCGCACGGCGCAGTTGCCTGGAAAGCATGGAATGATATTCGCGGTGGAGAAATGGAAAAACTTGTAAACGGCCAGAAAAATGATTTTACAAAGCCTGGTCTTACACCGAATGTTCCTTCTTGGGCAAAATCTGTTGTAGACAAAAAAGCATCTGCAATAATTCTTGAAACTGCTCATCCTGCAAAATTCGGCGCGACAGTTTACAAGGCAATCGGACAAGAGCCTGCTCTTCCTGAGCGTCTGGAAAAAGTTATTTCTCTTCCTGACAACGCTATTCCAATGAGCAAAGATTACGATTCATTCAAGGAATGGCTGGTTTCAAACTTGTAA
- the cmk gene encoding (d)CMP kinase: MNYKIPQGKELRVAISGKSGCGNTTVSTLLAQKLNVKLINFTFRQLAAEKNLTLAQVIENAKTDDSYDIAVDTRQVELAKKESCVLGSRLAIWMLKEADLKVYLIADDNVRAQRILNREGGSLEEIKSFTAMRDSEDSRRYKKLYNIDNSSFDFADLKIDTALFTPEQIVEKILLELEKRNLICAAE; this comes from the coding sequence ATGAATTATAAAATTCCTCAGGGAAAAGAACTTAGAGTTGCCATAAGCGGAAAGTCTGGCTGCGGAAACACAACCGTAAGCACTTTGCTTGCGCAAAAACTGAATGTAAAACTTATAAACTTTACTTTCCGTCAGCTTGCGGCAGAAAAAAATCTTACGCTTGCCCAAGTAATCGAAAATGCAAAAACGGATGACAGCTACGACATTGCAGTTGACACAAGGCAGGTTGAACTTGCAAAAAAAGAAAGCTGTGTTCTTGGAAGCCGTCTCGCAATCTGGATGCTTAAAGAAGCTGATTTAAAAGTTTATCTTATTGCTGATGACAATGTCCGCGCGCAAAGAATTCTGAACAGAGAAGGTGGTTCACTTGAAGAAATAAAAAGTTTCACTGCGATGAGAGATTCAGAAGACAGCCGCCGTTACAAAAAACTTTACAACATCGACAACAGCAGTTTTGACTTTGCAGATTTAAAAATTGATACGGCTTTGTTTACTCCAGAGCAAATAGTAGAAAAAATTCTTTTGGAACTTGAAAAAAGAAATCTTATATGCGCGGCTGAATAA
- a CDS encoding YicC/YloC family endoribonuclease → MNSMTGYGFKEAIVENTQISVEIKSVNSRFLDLSVNIPSFLNPLEARIRKTVSEKIVRGKIDLTIRVRDNNSTAKVSADPAAAKMYSDAILEIAKALGKSEAEIPLSLIVSQEGVLNVSHEYDAESYWKKIEGIFSEVLEQFIEDRKREGENLKNDLLEKLSTLDDCAAFFKKWQPEMEKRFREQISAKFKELLADKADENRIMSETAAMIVKYTINEEIIRLQSHLQALRKEINENPVPGKKIDFICQEANREINTIGSKNQFTEVGEKVIDAKNALENIREQGKNIE, encoded by the coding sequence ATGAACAGCATGACAGGCTACGGCTTTAAAGAAGCTATTGTAGAAAACACGCAGATAAGCGTTGAAATAAAATCAGTCAATTCACGGTTCTTGGATTTGTCTGTAAACATTCCGTCTTTTTTGAATCCGCTTGAAGCAAGAATCAGAAAGACTGTAAGCGAAAAAATTGTCCGCGGAAAAATCGACTTGACAATCAGAGTTCGCGACAACAATTCAACAGCAAAAGTCAGCGCAGATCCAGCCGCCGCAAAAATGTACAGCGATGCGATTTTGGAAATTGCAAAAGCCTTGGGAAAATCAGAAGCTGAAATTCCTTTGAGCCTGATTGTTTCGCAGGAAGGCGTTTTGAATGTTTCCCACGAATACGATGCCGAATCTTATTGGAAAAAAATTGAAGGAATTTTTTCTGAAGTTCTTGAGCAATTTATAGAAGACAGAAAACGTGAAGGCGAAAATTTAAAAAATGATTTGCTTGAAAAACTTTCTACGCTTGATGACTGCGCCGCATTTTTTAAGAAGTGGCAGCCGGAAATGGAAAAAAGATTCCGCGAGCAAATTTCAGCAAAGTTCAAGGAGCTTCTTGCGGACAAGGCAGATGAAAACCGCATAATGTCTGAAACTGCGGCGATGATTGTAAAATACACAATCAACGAGGAAATCATCAGGCTTCAAAGCCACTTGCAGGCTCTCAGAAAAGAAATCAACGAAAATCCGGTTCCGGGTAAAAAAATCGATTTTATCTGTCAGGAAGCGAACCGCGAAATCAATACAATCGGAAGCAAAAATCAGTTTACAGAAGTCGGTGAAAAAGTAATTGACGCAAAGAACGCCCTTGAAAACATAAGAGAGCAGGGCAAGAATATTGAGTAA
- the murC gene encoding UDP-N-acetylmuramate--L-alanine ligase — protein sequence MASMEKSILPQDLTGVHIHFVGIKGTGMAALVEILSARKAMITGSDVSERFYTDEILEKLGIKALPFSSQNVTEKTQLVIYSSAYSPEKNPDLAQAKKLGIPLLLYSEALGEISRTAFSCGICGVHGKTTTTGLAGTMLKELDLPSQVLAGSIISSFGNSCTMTSSEFSNSDSAEKKYFVAETCEYQRHFMSFCPQKIILTSVESDHQDYYPTFADIQNAFVDYICKLPKNGDLIFCADDKGACETAALAKKKRSDINFIPYGENAEGDFKLSFGKVEGGKQFFTIGKTECALHVPGKHNARNAAAAFALCCELLKTAGKNPQEYFDKLKNGLEKFSGGKRRSEIVGRAKNKFGQDIIFIDDYGHHPTAIKTTLAGFRQFYKDHKIIVDFMSHTYTRTAALLEEFASSFESADMIVINKIYGSAREKADSTTVTGKILAEHAKKYHPNVVYAKEFEEAAQIIESELNKKSDAKDGYVFVTMGAGDNFKVGQMVLKKFKV from the coding sequence ATGGCTTCCATGGAAAAATCGATTCTCCCTCAGGACTTAACTGGAGTTCACATACATTTTGTTGGAATCAAGGGCACTGGAATGGCGGCTCTTGTGGAAATTCTTTCCGCCCGAAAAGCTATGATCACCGGCAGCGATGTTTCAGAAAGATTCTACACAGATGAAATTCTTGAAAAACTTGGAATCAAAGCTCTGCCGTTCAGCAGCCAGAATGTTACAGAAAAAACTCAGCTTGTAATTTATTCAAGCGCGTATTCACCTGAAAAAAATCCAGACCTTGCGCAGGCAAAAAAACTCGGCATTCCGCTTCTTTTGTACAGCGAGGCTTTGGGCGAAATTTCAAGAACTGCATTCAGTTGCGGAATTTGCGGCGTCCACGGAAAAACTACGACAACCGGTCTTGCAGGAACAATGCTAAAGGAACTTGACCTTCCGTCTCAAGTTTTAGCAGGAAGCATTATTTCTTCTTTTGGAAATTCCTGCACAATGACTTCATCGGAATTTTCAAATTCAGATTCAGCTGAAAAAAAATATTTTGTCGCTGAAACCTGCGAGTACCAGCGGCACTTCATGTCTTTTTGTCCGCAGAAAATAATTTTGACTTCCGTTGAAAGCGACCATCAGGATTACTATCCGACTTTTGCTGACATTCAAAATGCTTTCGTTGACTACATCTGCAAGCTTCCAAAAAACGGCGACTTGATTTTTTGCGCTGACGACAAAGGTGCTTGCGAAACAGCCGCTCTTGCAAAGAAAAAACGAAGCGATATAAATTTTATTCCCTATGGAGAAAACGCGGAAGGCGACTTTAAACTTTCGTTCGGAAAAGTTGAGGGCGGAAAACAATTCTTTACAATCGGAAAAACTGAATGCGCTCTTCATGTGCCGGGAAAACACAACGCAAGAAATGCAGCCGCGGCATTTGCTCTGTGCTGCGAGCTTTTAAAGACTGCCGGAAAAAATCCGCAGGAATATTTTGACAAGCTAAAAAATGGCCTTGAAAAATTTTCAGGCGGAAAACGCCGCAGTGAAATTGTTGGGCGCGCGAAAAATAAATTTGGGCAGGACATAATTTTTATTGACGACTACGGACATCATCCCACAGCGATAAAAACAACTTTGGCTGGATTCAGGCAGTTTTATAAAGACCACAAAATTATCGTTGATTTTATGAGCCACACTTACACGCGGACAGCGGCTTTGCTTGAAGAGTTCGCATCAAGTTTTGAAAGCGCGGACATGATCGTGATAAATAAAATCTACGGAAGCGCACGCGAAAAAGCGGACAGCACAACTGTAACTGGAAAAATTCTTGCCGAGCACGCAAAAAAATATCATCCGAATGTTGTCTATGCAAAAGAATTTGAAGAGGCCGCTCAAATCATAGAAAGCGAGTTGAACAAAAAATCTGATGCAAAAGACGGCTACGTTTTTGTTACAATGGGAGCCGGCGACAATTTCAAAGTCGGACAAATGGTTTTAAAAAAATTTAAAGTTTAG
- the xylA gene encoding xylose isomerase: MSFFKGSKEYFPGIGQIKYEGPESKNPLAFKYYDAEKVVMGKKMKDWLKFTVAYWHSFCADGGDPFGSGTREFTWKTPEEKVDAAFEFITKLGCGYYAWHDRDICPEGTSPADSEKKLSHITDLLLERQKETGVKLLWGTANVFNNPRYMNGAATNPDFDVVAQAASQIKAAIDNTIKLGGAGYTFWGGREGYMSLLNTDMKAEKEHLAMMLTLARDYARKQGFTGCFYIEPKPMEPTKHQYDYDSETVIGFLRAHGLDKDFKLNIEANHAELAGHEFAHELTVCVDNGMLGSIDANRGDPVNGWDTDQFPVSIYETTQAMLQVIRMGGFTTGGLNFDAKVRRNSVAPEDLFIAHIGGMDIFARGLEKAVQLIEDGRIPSMVKERYASFESGNGKAFAEGKLTLDQVASLAKPYDQVAKTSGKQELYENILNQICLG, encoded by the coding sequence ATGTCATTTTTCAAAGGTTCAAAAGAATATTTTCCAGGAATCGGCCAGATCAAGTATGAAGGCCCGGAATCAAAAAATCCGCTTGCATTCAAATACTACGATGCTGAAAAAGTTGTAATGGGCAAAAAGATGAAAGACTGGCTCAAGTTCACAGTAGCCTACTGGCATTCTTTCTGCGCTGACGGAGGAGATCCTTTTGGAAGCGGAACACGCGAATTCACTTGGAAAACTCCAGAAGAAAAAGTTGACGCGGCATTTGAATTCATAACCAAGCTCGGCTGCGGATACTACGCCTGGCACGACCGCGACATCTGCCCAGAAGGAACAAGCCCTGCCGACAGCGAAAAAAAACTTTCACATATCACAGATCTTTTGCTTGAGCGTCAGAAAGAAACAGGCGTAAAACTTCTTTGGGGAACTGCAAACGTATTCAACAATCCGCGCTACATGAACGGAGCCGCAACAAATCCTGACTTCGATGTAGTTGCGCAGGCAGCAAGCCAGATAAAAGCCGCAATCGACAACACAATCAAACTCGGCGGAGCAGGCTACACATTCTGGGGCGGACGCGAAGGCTACATGAGCCTCTTGAACACAGACATGAAAGCAGAAAAAGAACACCTCGCCATGATGCTTACCTTGGCACGCGACTATGCAAGAAAACAGGGATTCACCGGCTGCTTCTACATCGAGCCTAAGCCAATGGAGCCGACAAAGCATCAGTATGACTATGACTCAGAAACTGTAATCGGATTCCTCCGCGCCCACGGACTTGACAAGGATTTCAAACTGAATATTGAAGCGAACCATGCTGAACTTGCAGGCCACGAATTTGCGCACGAGCTTACAGTCTGCGTAGACAACGGAATGCTTGGCTCAATCGATGCAAACCGCGGAGACCCTGTAAACGGCTGGGACACAGACCAGTTCCCGGTAAGCATTTACGAAACGACACAGGCAATGCTTCAGGTAATCAGAATGGGAGGATTCACAACAGGCGGACTCAACTTCGATGCGAAAGTCAGAAGAAATTCAGTTGCTCCAGAAGATTTGTTCATTGCGCACATCGGCGGAATGGACATCTTTGCGCGCGGACTTGAAAAAGCCGTTCAGCTTATCGAAGACGGACGCATTCCTTCAATGGTAAAAGAACGCTACGCAAGTTTTGAATCTGGCAACGGAAAAGCTTTCGCTGAAGGAAAACTCACACTTGATCAGGTCGCTTCACTTGCAAAGCCTTATGATCAGGTCGCAAAAACTTCCGGCAAGCAGGAGCTTTACGAGAATATCCTCAACCAGATTTGCCTTGGATAA